The Malus sylvestris chromosome 3, drMalSylv7.2, whole genome shotgun sequence genomic sequence CTGTTTTCGCTGCGCCAATGCCAGAGATGAAGGAGCCTGAAATCATTCGGTAAATTTTGTTTCTCGGTCTTTGGTTCTCGATTTGTACTTGAAATGTAGATCCAACTTGGGAGCCAAAGGTTATGTTGAGCTTCTTACTCGAAAATTATGTCTCATATGCGATTGTTGCTTGGAAATTGAAGCACTCAGGACCGTAAAGCTTCCCAGCGGCGTGAGGGTTCAAGGTACATATTCTGCAGAATTCATATGGTTAAATATCTGCTCAGGAATGGTTTTGGTGTATTTGGTATGTTGAGGCGTATAAGGCGAGCGGTTTCACTGATGTTTTCTTACCCATGAATAAGATGTTCAATGACTATTCAACCTTATCAATTTTCCGTATTTCGAAGCTCTGAATCCGCATTCTCTTTGGAAAAAATGTCATACATTGTCCAAGCAAATAGGAATGTTGCAGCCATGTAATTAGTTTTTTTCGTTCCTGAGGTCAACTAATCACTGGTTTCTTTTTTGTAGAGATTGTTGAAGGTCAAGGACCAATAGCCCATCAAGGAGATTTGGTTGAAATTAACTACGTTTGCAGGCGCACAAACGGATATTTTGTTCATAGGTAAATACTGAATTCTGTCACAAATGCAACatcttctgttttgttttcgcACAAGTATATCATACTTCGGTCTTCAGTCTTCAACTTTTCTGAATGGAAATGTGTTTTTTGTGTAGCACTGTTGATCAATTCAGTGGAGAAAGCGCACCGGTGATACTCCCTTTGGATGAAAAACAGGTCAACTCTTGTTTCAATGTGACATGTCTAGACTTCAAGACTTCTTTTCGATGAACATGCCATTAACGTATTACCTAATTGCGTATTCAGATTATAGAAGGCTTGAAGGAGGTTCTGGTTGGCATGAAAACTGGAGGTAAGTTCTGAGGCTATAATTTTAACAACTGCAATATCTACTTATATGCTGGTTTTTTCACTCTTTCCGTTCAACATTGCGCTTTTTAACCAGATATCCTCTCTTGATTCTCACTATCGCTTGCTTGAACTTTTAAGAAGTACTCACATTCTGAAAGCTTGCATTTCAGGAAAGAGGAGAGCTCTGATACCTCCTTATGTGGGATACACGAACGAGAACTTAAAACCAATCCCGGAAGAGGTAAATCTTATCCGTCATGATTCATTTCTCAAACTTTGTTGTCGAGTGGATTCTTTTCGCTCTCCTTTTAGGCGCTTCATGTTGAGGAAAAACTAGAGacacaactctaacacaagtgttggagagacaacacaagtaaacaaattacttgtattacacttacaaaatattacaacacactCTCATGGACACTCTTTAGAAGCTATGACACTCACTCACTTCTAGAGACACACTCTAGACCACTCACACTCCTACAAGACTATTCttgcttctcactctcacttggttgccTACTACTTGATTGGTTGGTTGGTTTTTCTTAATTGCTCACCAACACACATGCATACATATTTATAGTTGATATTTGCCGACTTACTAAGTTGGTTAACATGGCTCATTTCATCCTAGCATTATTCTAGGCTTTTCTACAATCAGCCCACCGACATGGGCTTTGCATGACAACCTCACAATTGTACAAATAGCTAGATCTTTCTAGCTAGTGAGCCACTGACATGCTTGCTAGAGCTTTCTAGCAAAATCCCATATATAATTCATTTAGAACATCAAGACTTCATAATGGGCTGGTGTTGTactttcaacactccccctcaacacCAGCTCTTTCTTTCCTCCATGTTGAGTTGATGACGGAACTTTTCGAATTTGCTAGC encodes the following:
- the LOC126616400 gene encoding peptidyl-prolyl cis-trans isomerase FKBP16-1, chloroplastic isoform X1 — encoded protein: MEALSFQTLLQLPSAPRKTLSYVEKDKSKNNVAKNLHEQVHSSTAKRLPRSLFLQYIGFCPVLFSNPVFAAPMPEMKEPEIIRTVKLPSGVRVQEIVEGQGPIAHQGDLVEINYVCRRTNGYFVHSTVDQFSGESAPVILPLDEKQIIEGLKEVLVGMKTGGKRRALIPPYVGYTNENLKPIPEEFGPRRSLLSHVNEPLIFEVQLLKVL
- the LOC126616400 gene encoding peptidyl-prolyl cis-trans isomerase FKBP16-1, chloroplastic isoform X2; protein product: MSMSYVEKDKSKNNVAKNLHEQVHSSTAKRLPRSLFLQYIGFCPVLFSNPVFAAPMPEMKEPEIIRTVKLPSGVRVQEIVEGQGPIAHQGDLVEINYVCRRTNGYFVHSTVDQFSGESAPVILPLDEKQIIEGLKEVLVGMKTGGKRRALIPPYVGYTNENLKPIPEEFGPRRSLLSHVNEPLIFEVQLLKVL